One genomic window of Cololabis saira isolate AMF1-May2022 chromosome 3, fColSai1.1, whole genome shotgun sequence includes the following:
- the trak1a gene encoding trafficking kinesin-binding protein 1 isoform X1, protein MELFVSGSDDELELSNQPEEDEEYICSPTREGTEQEEEEELDFFHGHGRHKLEEEMEEEMDEEQQILCEVLCADRVGQMTKTYSDIDAVTRLLEEKERDLELAARIGQSLLKKNKALSERNERLEEQVEHIREEVSQLRHDLSMKDELLQFYTHAAEESEGDSSSSTPLRSSEPSLSIPSFFPLDSLQKKLKDLEEENKSLRSTASHLETETISYEEKEQQLVNDCVKELRDANLHVSSLAEDLAKKTDDASRQQEEITHLLSQIVDLQKKAKLYAVENEELTQHLGAAKDAQRQLTAELCDLQDKYAECMEMLHEAQEELKNLRNKTLPFNTSRRFHSLGLFPMDSLAAEIEGTMRKELEMDDPDVEEQRMQPKRVFQTVKNLNLMRQQRSSAAPSPLNIPGSNQTSCFTSGRSSRVGTPRSNSIYGSETGSGIILDNKTSSILESPDDGSEDSNRRPPGTPGTPGSRDLEAALRRLSLRRDNYLSEKRFFDEERERKLAYLAKEEEKGGGEGSEGPATPTESLLSLCSGVWSGYSFTARSYLPEKLQIVKPLEGSATLHAWQQLAQPHMGAVLDDRPGVVTKGFRTLAHEQQQEQEQEENCHLDRPEEDEVSCDSFEGLSDTSSTQMGLPQSTSTPSLRCSKTAHSGVKAQSEGLNGAICAVKDTVQEKDGQVASTPLLLCSSSPSSPLPSSSSSDINGHADLKELQALEPNIVDHMSVHFPGKCMSHTSSTYTFTTCRILHPSDQLTTVSSSLGTPSSPSSANIGTPTHAHSPIPFSAPPTPSYTPCCTPRRLSLALAESSTNLRDSTKTTSTSLGLARLLAEHGISASVYNPCSWDRGLAASGASTITGAEPAQKCTTRPEESAVRHLVKRPDTLPLQPCTPPSSPYSKFASSTPTCPVFQFSPQDDDPPYHDAFLASKPARTILREVLGELEKEQCSLADDESQTEMTNLRLVDKLKRFRTLSPFSASASSGSALMATFGSTGLGNSALGGGLPGLSTGLRRNRSYPAMVGASMAMKDPGGPPCSEILIPHTLSTSQTQHAAETQEVQTNQTAATKATHQPQTVHALETVTPQTIIHRHTRASSDLGAFTRHSQRSEDQTGT, encoded by the exons GACTTGGAGTTAGCAGCTCGCATCGGACAGTCGCTgttgaagaaaaacaaagctcTCAGTGAGAGGAATGAACGGCTGGAGGAGCAGGTGGAGCACATCCGGGAGGAG GTATCTCAGCTGCGCCACGACCTGTCCATGAAGGATGAGTTGTTGCAGTTCTACACCCATGCTGCTGAGGAGAGCGAGGGGGATTCGAGCTCTTCCACACC TCTGCGTTCCAGTGAGCCCAGCTTGTCAAttccatctttttttcccctggaCTCCTTACAGAAGAAACTCAAAGATttggaagaagaaaacaaatcacTGCGATCTACG GCAAGTCACTTGGAGACTGAAACCATCTCTTATGAGGAGAAAGAGCAGCAGCTTGTCAATGACTGTGTCAAAGAACTAC GTGATGCCAACCTGCACGTTTCTTCTCTGGCTGAAGATCTGGCCAAGAAGACCGACGATGCCTCCAGACAGCAGGAGGAGATCACACACCTCCTGTCGCAGATAGTAGACCTCCAGAAGAAAGCCAAGCTT TACGCGGTGGAGAATGAAGAACTGACGCAACACTTGGGTGCAGCTAAAGACGCCCAGCGACAACTCACAGCTGAG TTGTGCGATTTGCAGGACAAGTATGCAGAGTGTATGGAGATGCTCCACGAAGCGCAGGAGGAGTTGAAGAACCTGAGGAATAAAACTCTGCCATTCAACACCTCGAGACGTTTCCATTCTCTGGGCCTTTTTCCAATG GACTCTCTGGCAGCAGAAATTGAGGGCACCATGAGGAAGGAGCTTGAGATGGACGATCCAGATGTGGAAGAGCAGAG AATGCAGCCAAAGCGAGTGTTCCAGACGGTGAAAAACCTCAACTTGATGCGTCAGCAGCGATCATCTGCAGCTCCCTCCCCTCTCAACATCCCGGGCTCCAATCAGACTTCATGCTTCACCTCAGGCCGCTCCAGCAGGGTGGGCACACCTCGCTCCAACTCCATTTACGGTAGCGAGACGGGAAGTGGGATCATCCTGGACAACAAAACGAGCAGTATCCTGGAGAGTCCCGATGATGG GTCAGAGGACTCTAACAGGCGCCCCCCTGGTACTCCTGGGACCCCAGGAAGCAGGGACCTGGAGGCCGCCCTGCGCCGTCTGTCCCTCCGCCGCGACAACTACCTCTCAGAAAAACGCTTCTTCgatgaggagagagagagaaagctgGCTTACCTTgcaaaagaggaggaaaaaggaggTGGGGAAGGCAGTGAAGGCCCCGCGACCCCAACAGAGAGCCTGTTGTCGCTGTGCTCTGGCGTCTGGTCAGGATACTCGTTCACAGCAAGGTCCTATCTGCCAGAGAAGCTGCAGATTGTAAAGCCACTAGAAG GTTCTGCTACACTTCATGCGTGGCAGCAGTTGGCTCAGCCCCACATGGGGGCTGTGCTGGACGATCGGCCCGGTGTGGTCACCAAGGGCTTTCGCACTTTAGCCCACGAGCAGCAACAAGAGCAGGAACAGGAAGAGAACTGCCATCTGGACCGACCAGAGGAGGATgaagtgtcatgtgactcgttTGAAGGGTTATCAGACACGAGCTCCACTCAGATGGGTCTGCCTCAGTCTACCTCCACCCCGTCTCTCcgctgcagcaaaactgctcACAGTGGTGTCAAAGCTCAATCAGAAGGACTGAATGGAGCCATTTGTGCTGTTAAAGATACAGTTCAAGAAAAAGATGGACAGGTTGCAAGCACGCCCCTTCTCCTCTGCAGCTCTTCcccgtcttctccactcccttcttcttcttcttcagatATCAATGGGCATGCAGACCTGAAGGAACTCCAGGCTCTGGAGCCCAACATTGTGGATCACATGTCTG TTCATTTCCCAGGGAAGTGTATGTCTCATACTAGCTCCACATACACCTTCACTACCTGTCGGATCCTCCACCCCTCTGATCAGCTGACCACTGTCTCCTCAAG CCTCGGCACGCCCTCCAGTCCGAGCAGCGCTAACATCGGCACACCAACCCACGCTCATTCCCCAATCCCCTTCTCAGCTCCGCCTACACCTTCCTACACTCCCTGCTGCACCCCGCGACGTCTCTCACTGGCCCTGGCCGAGTCGTCCACCAACCTGCGGGACTCCACCAAGACCACCAGTACATCCCTGGGCCTGGCGCGGCTGCTGGCGGAGCACGGGATTTCTGCCTCCGTGTACAACCCCTGCAGCTGGGACCGAGGGCTGGCGGCTAGCGGAGCTTCAACCATCACGGGAGCAGAGCCGGCTCAGAAATGCACAACAAGGCCAGAAGAGAGTGCCGTCAGACATTTGGTGAAACGGCCAGACACTCTCCCTCTCCAGCCCTGCACCCCTCCCAGCTCACCTTACTCCAAATTTGCCTCTTCTACACCAACATGCCCCGTGTTTCAGTTCAGCCCTCAGGATGACGACCCGCCGTATCACGACGCCTTCCTGGCCTCCAAACCGGCACGTACCATTCTGAGGGAAGTGCTGGGAGAGCTAGAGAAGGAGCAGTGCAGCCTGGCAGACGACGAAAGCCAAACGGAGATGACAAACCTCCGGCTTGTTGACAAGCTGAAACGTTTCCGCACGCTTTCCCCGTTTTCTGCCTCGGCTTCATCCGGTTCCGCTCTGATGGCCACCTTTGGCTCCACTGGGTTGGGGAACAGCGCACTGGGCGGGGGGCTTCCAGGTCTGAGCACAGGTCTGAGGAGGAACCGCAGCTATCCGGCCATGGTGGGGGCCAGTATGGCTATGAAAGACCCGGGTGGCCCGCCCTGCAGCGAAATACTCATACCACACACACTGTCCACCTCACAGACACAACACGCAGCCGAGACACAGGAAGTGCAAACAAATCAGACTGCGGCTACAAAGGCCACTCACCAACCACAGACTGTGCACGCACTGGAAACGGTCACACCGCAGACAATAATCCATAGACACACCAGAGCGAGCAGTGATCTGGGGGCTTTTACGAGACACAGCCAGCGCAGCGAAGATCAAACTGGGACATAG